The Setaria viridis chromosome 6, Setaria_viridis_v4.0, whole genome shotgun sequence genome contains a region encoding:
- the LOC117861274 gene encoding protein ALP1-like: protein MDLQGRCRVAAALVAVVAAWFFLWFRRRSEDARSITYGPMAERDRERNSNLRFIYESDDVHCVNLLKMRRAPFFQLCDLFRSRELVLDSIHATVEEQVAMFLHVVGHNQRFRVINMTFRRSPETISRFFHQVLYAVGELRNELIVPPSTSVHPRIFGSRRWNPYFKDCIGAIDGTHVLARVPLKMQAAFRGRKHTVTQNVLAAVDFDLRFTYVLAGWEGSAHDALILSDALEMAHGLTVPQGKFYLVDAGYAARLGFLPPYRGTRYHLREFGSNRPQNQRELFNLRHSSLRVTVDRVFGALKNRFRILDNKLFHPYKTQVKLVLACCILHNWILRHGQDEHIHNEAAWTPNSTDTPPEPENSPDNGTWAQQRDAWAAQMWQNRGSSRV, encoded by the exons ATGGACTTGCAAGGTAGGTGCCGGGTTGCGGCTGctcttgttgctgttgttgctgcatGGTTTTTCTTATGGTTTAGAAGGAGAAGTGAGGATGCTCGATCTATTACCTATGGACCCATGGCAGAGAGGGACAGAGAGAGGAATAGCAACCTCAGATTCATTTATGAATCTGATGATGTCCATTGTGTCAACCTGCTAAAGATGAGAAGGGCACCTTTTTTCCAACTGTGTGACTTGTTTCGGTCTAGAGAGTTGGTTCTGGATAGCATCCATGCCACTGTTGAAGAACAGGTAGCAATGTTCTTGCATGTAGTGGGACACAACCAAAGGTTCAGGGTTATTAACATGACATTTAGGAGATCACCTGAAACTATCAGTAGGTTCTTTCATCAAGTCTTGTATGCAGTTGGTGAGTTGAGAAATGAGTTGATTGTTCCACCATCCACTAGTGTCCATCCTAGGATCTTTGGCAGCAggagatggaacccatatttcaag gattgcataggagcaattgatGGGACACATGTCTTAGCTAGAGTTCCTTTGAAGATGCAAGCTGCCTTTAGAGGCAGGAAGCACACCGTCACTCAGAATGTACTGGCAGCAGTGGACTTTGATCTCAGGTTCACATATGTGCTTGCTGGTTGGGAGGGATCTGCACATGATGCTCTGATTTTATCAGATGCTCTTGAAATGGCACATGGTCTTACAGTCCCACAAG GGAAATTCTATCTTgtggatgctggatatgcagccAGGCTTGGGTTCCTGCCGCCATATCGTGGTACAAGGTACCACTTGAGGGAGTTTGGTTCAAATAGGCCACAAAATCAAAGAGAGTTGTTTAACCTACGACATTCTTCTCTTAGGGTGACAGTAGATAGGGTCTTTGGTGCTCTAAAGAATAGATTCAGAATCCTTGATAACAAGCTTTTCCATCCTTACAAAACCCAAGTGAAGTTGGTTCTTGCTTGTTGTATTCTGCACAATTGGATACTTAGACATGGACAAGATGAACATATCCACAATGAAGCTGCTTGGACTCCTAACTCCACTGATACCCCCCCTGAGCCAGAAAATAGTCCTGACAATGGAACCTGGGCACAACAAAGGGATGCATGGGCTGCACAAATGTGGCAGAATAGGGGATCTTCTAGAGTTTAA